A window from Triticum aestivum cultivar Chinese Spring chromosome 6D, IWGSC CS RefSeq v2.1, whole genome shotgun sequence encodes these proteins:
- the LOC123142114 gene encoding wall-associated receptor kinase 2 — translation MSSMATTTILLLLIALPLLAAAASAQLVAQPGCRGRCGNVSVPYPFGIGVGCFRDDGQPGFQLDCNNSGPGRPPRLTVVGYDYHLAALSLEGEARTYLRATRHCYNSTGELVDRVTEYMSVSGTPYLFSSTKNRLVTLGCPSLGYFNDGRGFYVSGCTSVCRPSQYALPGSCTGVGCCQSAIPNGADYWESTLFNFSPGQQDTVVFNTNPTSCRYVFLVETKWFDGQTSHNFVNRTNDFTVPLMLDWAVRNVGNCSAARRNATDFACKSAGSRCFDATNGPGYRCSCPKGYDGNPYLDGGCADIDECRRKDEYLCYGECTNTPGNYTCECPPGTSGDAYRESGCRANDKFTLALKIVTGVSVGVFLSLFTCFWVYLGHQKRKLIKAKQSFFEHNGGVILQQQMCSYSGAAGGGSGGFKIYSEEELRKATNNFAADQILGRGGHGIVYRGVLEDSTIVAIKKSKMMEETETKEFAREMFILSQINHRNVVKLHGCCLEVEVPMLVYEYVSNGTLYHYIHGGKGLESNTALDTRLRIAAESAEALSYMHSSASPPILHGDVKTANILLDGNLTAKVADFGASKLAPSDEAEIATLVQGTCGYLDPEYLMTCQLTDKSDVYSFGVVLLELLTGKKVICFDGPEQGKSLVSRFTTAMKTNRHDEVLDSRVRKEMGSKALEEVTHLVMRCVSMSGEERPAMKEVAERLDALRRYQQNPWGQAGAGGLEEGQSLHGREQQRDVTYKFIPQDVLDVEEGSTYTFSM, via the exons ATGTCAAGCATGGCGACCACCACCATACTGCTGCTGCTCATCGCGCTGCCTTTGCTGGCGGCAGCGGCCTCGGCTCAGCTTGTGGCGCAGCCGGGGTGTCGCGGCAGGTGCGGCAACGTCAGCGTACCCTACCCCTTCGGCATCGGCGTCGGCTGCTTCCGCGACGACGGCCAGCCGGGCTTCCAGCTCGACTGCAATAACTCCGGCCCCGGCCGGCCGCCGCGCCTCACCGTAGTCGGCTACGACTACCACCTCGCCGCGCTGTCCCTCGAAGGCGAGGCCCGGACCTACCTCAGGGCCACGCGCCACTGCTACAACTCCACGGGGGAACTCGTCGATAGGGTTACGGAGTACATGTCCGTCTCCGGCACCCCCTACCTCTTCTCGTCCACCAAGAACCGCCTCGTCACGCTCGGCTGCCCCAGCCTCGGCTACTTCAACGACGGCAGAGGCTTCTACGTCAGCGGCTGCACGTCCGTGTGCCGGCCGTCCCAGTACGCCCTGCCGGGCTCGTGCACCGGCGTCGGCTGCTGCCAGAGCGCCATACCCAACGGCGCCGACTACTGGGAGTCGACCCTTTTTAACTTCTCGCCGGGGCAGCAGGACACCGTCGTCTTCAACACCAACCCCACCTCGTGCCGCTATGTGTTCCTCGTCGAGACCAAGTGGTTCGACGGTCAAACCTCCCACAATTTCGTCAACCGCACCAACGACTTCACCGTGCCGCTCATGCTCGACTGGGCCGTCCGGAACGTCGGCAACTGCAGCGCCGCCAGGCGCAACGCCACCGACTTCGCCTGCAAGAGCGCGGGCAGCCGGTGCTTCGACGCCACCAATGGCCCTGGGTACCGGTGCAGCTGCCCCAAGGGCTACGACGGCAACCCTTACCTTGACGGCGGATGCGCAG ATATCGACGAGTGCCGTCGGAAAGACGAATACCTGTGCTACGGTGAGTGCACAAACACGCCGGGAAACTATACTTGCGAATGCCCTCCAGGTACGAGTGGAGATGCCTACAGGGAGAGCGGCTGCCGGGCAAATGACAAGTTCACCTTGGCTCTCAAAATTGTTACAG GAGTTAGCGTCGGGGTGTTTTTGTCACTATTCACGTGCTTCTGGGTCTACCTAGGACATCAGAAGCGGAAGCTCATCAAGGCAAAGCAAAGCTTCTTCGAGCACAACGGAGGCGTCATCCTACAGCAGCAGATGTGTTCCTACAGTGGCGCCGCTGGGGGAGGCAGTGGTGGGTTCAAGATATACTCAGAAGAGGAGCTCAGGAAGGCGACCAACAATTTCGCCGCTGATCAGATCCTCGGTCGCGGCGGCCACGGCATTGTGTATAGAGGTGTTCTCGAGGACAGTACCATAGTGGCTATAAAGAAGTCCAAGATGATGGAGGAAACCGAGACCAAGGAGTTCGCAAGGGAGATGTTCATACTCTCCCAGATCAACCACCGAAACGTCGTCAAGCTACACGGATGTTGCCTTGAGGTGGAGGTGCCAATGCTGGTCTACGAGTACGTCTCCAACGGCACCCTCTACCACTACATCCATGGCGGCAAGGGCCTCGAATCCAATACGGCACTCGACACCCGTCTACGGATAGCGGCAGAGTCGGCAGAGGCTTTATCGTATATGCACTCATCGGCTTCGCCCCCGATCCTTCACGGCGATGTCAAGACGGCTAACATCTTGCTCGACGGCAACCTCACCGCCAAAGTTGCGGACTTTGGGGCGTCGAAACTGGCGCCTAGTGATGAAGCCGAGATTGCGACATTGGTGCAAGGCACCTGCGGATACCTGGACCCGGAGTACCTCATGACATGCCAACTGACTGACAAGAGTGACGTGTATAGCTTTGGTGTCGTTCTATTGGAGCTTCTGACAGGAAAGAAGGTGATCTGCTTCGATGGGCCAGAGCAGGGCAAGAGCCTCGTGTCCCGATTCACGACAGCCATGAAAACCAACCGACACGATGAGGTCCTTGATAGCCGGGTGAGGAAGGAGATGGGCTCCAAGGCATTGGAAGAAGTCACACATCTTGTGATGCGATGTGTGAGCATGAGTGGGGAGGAGCGACCAGCAATGAAGGAAGTTGCCGAGAGGCTAGATGCATTGAGGAGGTACCAGCAGAACCCATGGGGTCAGGCTGGTGCCGGAGGTCTGGAGGAGGGGCAAAGCTTGCATGGCAGGGAGCAACAACGTGATGTGACTTATAAGTTTATACCTCAAGATGTGCTTGATGTTGAAGAGGGCAGTACATACACATTTAGCATGTAG
- the LOC123142115 gene encoding wall-associated receptor kinase 2-like has protein sequence MSVCRPSWYALPGLCTGVGCCQSAIPPGISFFEPHQRKFPPHQDDNPTFISNAMSCHYVFLVDTEWFTYSDLVFLNHTDDFDMPVVLDWAVRNVGNCSAARRNATDFACRSAHSECFDADNGPGYRCNCSRGYDGNPYLDGGCTDIDDCQLKDEYSCYGVCTNSQGSYTCQCPPGTSGDATRKDGCRQKDKFTLALKWAAIKKSKMMEATETKEFAREMLILSQINHRNIVKLHGCCLEVEVPMLVYEYVSNGTLYHYIHGGEGLDINKALDTRLRIAAESAEALSYMHSSASPPIVHDDVKTANILLDGSLAAKVSDVGASKLQPSDEAEIATLVQGTCGYLDPEYLMACQLTDKSDIYSFGVVLLELLTGKKVLCFDGPEEDRSLVSRFTMAVKADQHDELLDDQVRTKMGPEALEEVTHLVMHCVSMIREERPSMKEVAEKLEALRSEIEAELVYRVPVVGRFIDLVHGPTSAPRRRCVSCGYAGIPFVLNCFEPYQRNFPPGQNGGSDLAFIINTTSCHYVFLVELDWFSYSDHVFLNRTDDFNVSVVLSWAMWSVGNCSTASRNATDFAYRSARSECFNVTNGPKYRCSCS, from the exons ATGTCCGTGTGCCGGCCATCCTGGTACGCCCTGCCGGGCCTGTGCACCGGCGTCGGGTGCTGCCAGAGCGCGATACCGCCCGGGATCAGCTTCTTCGAGCCGCACCAGCGCAAATTCCCGCCGCACCAGGACGACAATCCCACCTTCATCAGCAACGCCATGTCGTGCCACTACGTGTTCCTCGTCGACACTGAGTGGTTCACGTACAGCGACCTTGTCTTCCTCAACCACACCGACGACTTCGACATGCCCGTCGTGCTCGACTGGGCCGTGCGGAACGTCGGCAACTGCAGCGCCGCCAGGCGCAACGCCACCGACTTCGCCTGCCGGAGCGCGCACAGCGAGTGCTTTGACGCCGACAACGGCCCCGGGTACCGGTGCAACTGCTCCAGGGGCTACGACGGCAACCCCTACCTCGACGGTGGATGCACAG ACATCGACGACTGCCAACTGAAAGACGAATACTCGTGCTATGGGGTCTGCACGAACTCGCAGGGAAGTTACACTTGCCAATGCCCTCCCGGGACAAGTGGAGATGCCACCAGGAAGGATGGCTGCCGGCAGAAGGACAAGTTCACATTAGCTCTGAAG TGGGCGGCCATCAAGAAGTCCAAGATGATGGAGGCCACCGAGACCAAGGAGTTTGCGAGggagatgctcatcctctcccagATCAACCACCGGAACATCGTCAAACTGCACGGCTGCTGCCTCGAGGTGGAGGTGCCGATGCTTGTCTATGAGTACGTCTCCAACGGAACTCTGTACCACTACATCCATGGCGGCGAGGGCCTCGACATCAACAAGGCACTCGACACCCGCCTTCGGATAGCAGCAGAGTCTGCCGAGGCCCTGTCATATATGCACTCGTCGGCCTCGCCCCCAATCGTCCACGACGATGTCAAGACGGCCAACATCCTGCTCGACGGCAGCCTCGCCGCCAAAGTCTCTGACGTCGGGGCGTCGAAGCTACAACCAAGTGATGAGGCTGAGATTGCAACACTGGTGCAAGGGACCTGCGGGTATCTGGACCCGGAGTACCTCATGGCATGCCAGCTCACAGACAAGAGTGACATCTATAGCTTTGGTGTTGTTCTGCTTGAACTCTTGACAGGGAAGAAGGTGTTGTGCTTTGATGGGCCAGAGGAGGACAGGAGCCTCGTCTCCCGATTCACGATGGCCGTGAAAGCCGACCAGCACGACGAGCTCCTTGATGACCAGGTGAGAACAAAGATGGGCCCAGAGGCGTTGGAAGAAGTAACGCACCTTGTGATGCATTGTGTGAGCATGATCAGGGAGGAGCGTCCATCAATGAAGGAGGTTGCTGAGAAACTGGAGGCTCTAAGGAG CGAGATCGAAGCCGAGCTCGTCTACAGGGTGCCAGTAGTGGGCCGGTTTATTGACCTTGTG CACGGTCCCACGTCGGCTCCTCGACGACGTTGTGTTTCATGTGGCTATGCTGGGATACCCTTCGTTCTGAACTGCTTCGAGCCGTACCAACGGAACTTCCCGCCAGGGCAGAATGGCGGTTCTGATCTCGCCTTCATCATCAACACCACGTCGTGCCACTACGTGTTCCTCGTCGAGCTTGATTGGTTCAGCTACAGCGACCATGTGTTCCTCAACCGCACGGACGACTTCAATGTGTCGGTCGTGCTCAGCTGGGCCATGTGGAGCGTCGGAAACTGCAGCACCGCCAGCCGCAATGCCACAGACTTCGCCTACCGGAGTGCACGCAGCGAGTGCTTCAACGTCACCAATGGCCCCAAGTACCGGTGCAGCTGCTCCTAG